A region from the Mycoplasmopsis phocirhinis genome encodes:
- a CDS encoding ATP-binding protein — MAKNLDINKYSLNKDEFNQQVDNLARSSLKLQVILHQYQVTNDEFVNNIVKFIDLKEYLENPEHCFFGYEIFRDEKNVLRFKKIPANKEIAELMSIQNNLWLSDISNNNVNLRLNKTTIVSEKQSELENRFNLIQKTLGTQDNIKLKGVYAFSNDILHNSKLAQAFANELAIANIKVIYIKTQDLFKKLISGFEDNMSQNSQIISILERSDVLILDEMGNESTNSWFLFEVISQILSRRLDLGKLNIFFSNLSINQLSSYYLNHRALKAEKHKILALIQKIQDCTIEINF; from the coding sequence ATGGCCAAAAACCTTGATATAAATAAATATTCGCTTAACAAAGATGAGTTTAATCAACAAGTAGATAATTTAGCGAGAAGTTCACTAAAATTACAAGTTATTTTACATCAATATCAGGTTACAAATGATGAATTTGTGAATAATATTGTTAAGTTTATAGATTTAAAAGAATATCTAGAAAACCCCGAACATTGTTTTTTTGGTTACGAGATATTTCGCGATGAAAAAAATGTTTTGCGTTTTAAAAAAATTCCCGCTAATAAAGAAATTGCTGAACTAATGAGTATTCAAAACAATCTTTGATTAAGTGATATTTCAAACAATAACGTAAATTTAAGGTTAAACAAAACAACAATTGTTTCTGAAAAACAAAGTGAATTAGAAAACAGATTTAATTTAATTCAAAAAACTTTAGGAACTCAAGATAATATAAAACTTAAAGGTGTTTATGCATTTAGCAATGATATATTACATAATTCAAAATTAGCACAAGCTTTTGCAAATGAATTAGCAATTGCGAATATTAAAGTTATTTATATTAAAACCCAAGATTTATTTAAAAAGTTAATCTCTGGTTTTGAAGACAATATGAGTCAAAATTCACAAATTATATCAATATTAGAACGTAGTGATGTTTTAATTTTAGATGAAATGGGCAACGAATCTACTAATTCATGATTTTTATTTGAGGTTATTTCACAAATTTTATCAAGACGTTTAGATCTAGGTAAATTAAATATATTTTTTAGCAACTTATCAATTAATCAATTGTCTTCTTATTACTTAAACCATCGCGCTTTAAAAGCTGAAAAACATAAAATTTTAGCCCTTATTCAAAAAATTCAAGACTGCACAATTGAAATAAATTTTTAA
- a CDS encoding IS1634 family transposase yields MEKWVITQSKRKDKTYVSVAIPAGFGKGYKKSIGIGNLETLKTLNLDPINALKVACADWNTEWNKEKILSKVKEVLVQSKKEIRKQNFGIKALYELCDKINPFKLCEKSKSKNLLDIAKYIITSRIINQDSLIKMYQQKHLYDFNNDFKKSTFYNSLDYVTNNKNEILKQLNNSLTSNASRDIEVLWYDSTTVYFESFARKGLRYPGYSKDGKFKEDQIVIGMITDCNGIPFHFKIFKGNTADMNTFIPFILEIRDIYNIKNVTIVADRGMSTNRNIRFLESLNIDYILSYRLKSSTKQRKEYTINQNDYIRVNKDFKYKEIEFMSLWKNKRFNGHKRRQIMTHSKKRAAKDFNDRMQLIEIFNKKQKNGRVIETDLIAAKKHKFFKKIGATSYYQLDLEKISEDEQFDGYYVYETSRTDLKPLDIVDLYQKQWQIENNFRNLKNCLKIRPMYVWSENHIEGYITLCFISLVLLQYGLNILNKYVKKQTKIDKNYSISNYVDAIKNAEKIQILIDNKIINEYNIENTDNEKETMLYELIEQSIKNYNVIKL; encoded by the coding sequence ATGGAAAAATGGGTTATAACACAATCAAAAAGAAAAGATAAAACATATGTCTCGGTCGCAATACCGGCTGGATTTGGAAAAGGTTATAAAAAATCAATTGGAATTGGTAATTTAGAAACATTAAAAACTTTAAATCTAGACCCTATAAACGCCCTTAAGGTTGCGTGTGCTGATTGAAATACTGAATGAAATAAAGAAAAGATATTATCAAAAGTAAAGGAGGTTTTAGTTCAATCTAAAAAAGAAATCCGAAAACAAAATTTTGGTATAAAAGCATTATATGAATTATGTGATAAAATCAACCCTTTCAAATTGTGTGAAAAAAGCAAATCAAAAAATCTTTTAGATATTGCTAAATATATAATCACTTCACGGATCATCAACCAAGATAGTTTGATCAAAATGTATCAACAAAAACATCTTTATGATTTCAATAATGACTTCAAAAAATCTACTTTTTATAATAGTTTAGATTATGTAACCAATAATAAAAATGAAATTTTAAAACAATTAAATAACTCATTAACTTCAAATGCTAGCCGTGATATTGAAGTGTTGTGATATGACTCAACAACAGTATATTTTGAAAGTTTTGCGAGAAAAGGATTGAGATATCCTGGTTATTCAAAAGACGGAAAATTTAAAGAAGATCAAATAGTAATTGGAATGATTACTGATTGTAATGGAATTCCATTTCATTTCAAAATATTCAAAGGAAATACTGCTGATATGAACACTTTTATACCTTTTATATTGGAAATACGGGATATTTATAATATAAAAAATGTAACAATTGTCGCGGATAGAGGAATGAGCACAAACCGCAACATACGCTTTTTAGAATCTTTAAACATAGATTACATACTCTCTTATCGTTTGAAATCTAGTACAAAACAAAGAAAAGAATACACAATTAACCAAAACGATTATATTCGTGTAAACAAAGATTTTAAATATAAAGAAATAGAATTCATGTCGCTGTGAAAAAACAAACGATTCAACGGTCATAAAAGAAGACAAATAATGACCCATAGTAAAAAACGAGCAGCAAAAGATTTTAATGATCGTATGCAACTAATTGAAATTTTCAATAAAAAACAAAAAAATGGTAGAGTAATTGAAACAGATTTAATAGCTGCCAAAAAGCATAAATTTTTTAAAAAAATTGGAGCAACTTCTTATTATCAATTAGATTTAGAAAAAATTAGTGAAGATGAACAATTTGATGGTTATTATGTGTATGAAACTTCAAGAACAGATCTTAAGCCATTAGATATTGTTGATTTATATCAAAAACAATGACAAATTGAAAATAATTTTAGAAATTTAAAAAATTGTTTAAAAATTAGACCTATGTATGTTTGGAGTGAAAATCATATTGAAGGTTATATTACTTTATGCTTTATTTCATTGGTTTTATTACAGTATGGTTTAAATATTTTGAATAAATATGTTAAAAAACAAACAAAAATAGACAAAAATTATTCAATTTCCAATTATGTAGACGCTATCAAAAATGCCGAAAAAATTCAAATTTTAATTGATAACAAAATTATTAACGAATACAACATTGAAAATACTGATAATGAAAAGGAAACAATGTTATATGAATTAATTGAACAATCAATCAAAAATTACAATGTAATTAAATTATAA
- the ylqF gene encoding ribosome biogenesis GTPase YlqF, which yields MKISQEHKNLINWYPGHMAKGMREIKTNANIADIFLIVLDARCPISSYNEDFDTISPHKPRLFIITKSDLMDKNKKSIIEQRFKGSNLLWLDLRKQKSRSIILSNIQKITKPKVLRDKEKGLLNSKIKAFVLGIPNAGKSTLINLLSQKKSLKVANFPGVTKTKQWVNIDNFYFMDTPGILIPKLEDQQAAAKLAMIGSIETKIFPIMFLANSFLSIIHQYYPFKFKDELGVDISIYSQLNDIDKYNIFSLLAMRKGFKFNNKLDLNRTYKFFLNWVRNLKNVTYD from the coding sequence TTAAAAATTTCTCAAGAACATAAAAACTTAATTAATTGATATCCCGGTCATATGGCTAAAGGAATGCGAGAGATAAAAACAAATGCGAACATTGCTGATATATTTTTAATTGTATTAGACGCCCGTTGTCCTATTAGTAGTTACAATGAAGATTTTGACACAATCTCACCGCATAAACCCAGATTATTTATTATCACTAAAAGTGATTTAATGGATAAAAACAAAAAGTCAATTATTGAACAACGATTTAAAGGTTCAAACTTATTGTGACTAGATTTAAGAAAACAAAAAAGTCGTTCAATAATACTGAGTAATATTCAAAAAATCACTAAACCAAAAGTACTACGTGATAAAGAAAAAGGTTTATTAAACTCAAAAATTAAAGCGTTTGTTTTAGGAATACCTAATGCTGGTAAAAGCACATTAATCAATTTATTAAGTCAAAAAAAATCATTAAAAGTTGCTAATTTTCCTGGAGTCACAAAAACTAAACAATGAGTAAATATTGATAATTTTTATTTTATGGATACACCCGGAATTTTAATTCCAAAATTAGAAGACCAACAAGCAGCAGCCAAATTAGCGATGATAGGTTCAATAGAAACAAAAATATTTCCGATTATGTTTTTAGCTAATTCATTTTTAAGTATTATTCATCAATATTATCCTTTTAAATTTAAAGATGAATTAGGTGTTGATATTAGTATTTATTCACAGCTAAATGATATAGATAAATATAATATTTTTTCACTTTTAGCAATGCGAAAGGGTTTTAAATTCAATAATAAATTGGATTTAAATCGCACATATAAATTTTTCCTGAATTGAGTGCGAAACCTAAAAAATGTTACTTATGATTAG
- a CDS encoding TrmH family RNA methyltransferase, which produces MDNFISSTQNKLIKQVKKILKGDKTYFVIEGKNIIVEAINNNVEIKYIFELNNSNIFKNSIKITENVLKAITSTKSPEGYVALCEKNLNNTIGTNIVFCDNVQDPGNIGTIIRSAVAFGYDTIFTNVNVYNPKIIRSSQGALFKINIIEYDDPIIQIKNLALDNKIYITTLDKDSKIYNKVLYPGLNKVIVFGNEGHGVNKKIYSFASEKIHIPIKFESLNVAVAAGIILNNTYNGDKNE; this is translated from the coding sequence ATGGATAATTTTATTTCTAGCACACAAAACAAATTGATTAAACAAGTAAAAAAAATATTAAAAGGTGACAAAACATATTTTGTAATTGAAGGTAAAAATATCATCGTTGAAGCAATAAATAATAATGTTGAAATTAAATACATATTTGAATTAAATAATAGTAATATTTTTAAAAATTCAATAAAAATTACTGAGAATGTATTGAAAGCAATAACGAGTACCAAATCCCCCGAAGGTTATGTTGCACTTTGCGAAAAAAATTTAAATAATACTATTGGAACTAATATTGTTTTTTGTGATAATGTTCAAGACCCAGGTAATATAGGAACAATTATTCGTAGCGCAGTAGCCTTTGGCTATGACACCATATTTACAAATGTTAATGTATATAATCCAAAAATTATTCGTTCATCACAAGGCGCACTATTCAAAATAAATATTATTGAATATGATGATCCAATAATTCAAATTAAAAACTTGGCTCTAGACAATAAAATATACATAACCACACTGGATAAAGACTCAAAAATATACAATAAAGTCCTATATCCCGGATTAAATAAGGTTATTGTTTTTGGTAATGAAGGGCATGGGGTTAATAAAAAAATATATTCTTTTGCCAGTGAAAAAATTCATATTCCAATTAAATTTGAAAGTCTTAACGTAGCAGTTGCTGCAGGTATTATTTTGAATAATACATATAATGGAGATAAGAATGAATAA
- a CDS encoding tRNA (cytidine(34)-2'-O)-methyltransferase: MLNIVLYQPEICPNTGNIIRTCYALGAKLHIIKPLGFELLPNKLSRPAAGRLLSDIQHEVHGSYEGFYKKYHDKKIWYISRYGLKTYVEPNFSQIAKQDGEIWIMFGRESSGIDKKILQNNIDYCLRIPMISEMRSLNLANCVSIVGYEIMRQLNFGGLSVFETQKGKNYLENIDG, translated from the coding sequence ATGTTAAATATTGTTTTATATCAACCTGAAATATGTCCGAATACAGGTAATATTATTCGTACATGCTATGCTTTAGGAGCCAAATTACATATTATAAAACCGTTAGGTTTTGAATTATTGCCCAATAAATTATCTCGACCAGCGGCGGGCAGATTATTAAGTGATATTCAGCACGAAGTTCACGGTAGTTATGAAGGTTTTTACAAAAAATATCACGACAAAAAAATTTGATATATTTCAAGGTATGGACTAAAAACTTATGTTGAACCAAATTTTTCGCAAATTGCTAAACAGGATGGCGAGATATGAATTATGTTCGGTCGTGAATCTTCTGGTATTGATAAAAAAATTCTTCAAAATAATATTGATTATTGTTTGCGTATTCCTATGATTTCAGAAATGCGAAGTTTAAATTTGGCTAACTGTGTTTCAATCGTTGGTTATGAAATTATGCGACAATTGAATTTTGGTGGTTTAAGTGTTTTTGAAACGCAAAAAGGCAAAAATTACTTGGAGAATATTGATGGATAA